GCGACAGAGTCCGGCTGAGACTGAGTAATGAAATATGAGCTTGTGGACAAGACAAGAGAAAGCTGCAATACCGTATGGGTACTTACCATGATGAAGTTTCTGGCGATATGTAGCAATAGACAAGACGCTGAAGGAATATGAAGGGACCACTGACAGTGATGGTGTGTTACGTTGTTCGTTGGTGGATGCGAGACCGAAGCGAACGAAGAATGCGACGCTCAACAAAGGATTTGTATTACGTAATGCGCATTTCTTGAAGTATTAGGTGGATAAAGTATGAAACGCCGCCAGGAGAATTGACTGTGGCCATTGAGGGGTTTTTCCGAATAGCTATTTCTTAACTTTTTGTCCCGACGAGAGTCGAAAGAACGCCGTTGTAACATTTAAACAGAAACACTGTATTTGTACTGGTTAATCATTTCCACATCTTATATAGATCACTTATTTACATACTTACTCTGGCCCGGAAGCAGCGCAGGCATTTCAAAGCAAAGGTCCAAAGCAAATTACTGCGCACAAGCGAAGCCGAAGAAGCAAATGCGATGATAAATCACTACAAGTTTGATTACCAATTACAATCCGCTAGTTTCAAACTGCAAGATGTATTCGCTTCACCAACATGGATCCCGAACAACAACGGTAAACAGACACGAGCCGAGGGAGTCGGTGTGCCGATCTACCAAACATAATAATCTGTGGAAGAATAGGACGGTAGCAAATGTGGCTAAGAAGGACTGTTGGTGACTAGGGGTTGGCGACTCCTGTCACTAATGGGATCTAGCGGAGACCcaatggagaagaagatgagagaggagCTCAagacaaggaagaaggaaattgcCAGTTCGGAAAGGAACTGCTGGACGAGAAACTATCGTTGACCCTTCAAAAACGTCGTGGAATTCAGAAGCCAAGAATGAACGAATGCGAATAAGGGCTTGGAATATTCGAGCCCACATTGGGAACTCCAGCATCAGCAAAATCGACAGCAACAATGAGCACGTCATCCCTCCACGAAATGCGCAACTATGCAAGTCCACACAATAGATAAACATGAACCTTTTACTACCGAGACTAGGCTCTCTGCATATATATAGCAGGGATGTTGCATAGTGGAACCCGCGAAAATGGATTCCCGTAATAAAACCCCAATATACCTACCGTACATTCATTTCATCTGCATTCTGGCCATCTTTATCTCCTATCCCAGGTACACCAGACCTCAACTAGCACCCATGACCCATTACGAATGTCATTTTTGAGCTGATATCCGAAAGGTAGAAATGTCTGGTTACTATAGTATTCATCTCTAAATTTCAGCCACATTTCCTCATCGATAGGTCCTTCTGAACATCATTTAAATACCATTTATATTCTGGTAAAATACACAGACTTTCGTCCTTGGCATTGTAGAACCTCGGTCTCCTTCAAGACtgctcttcgtcttcattCGGTCATTTTCTTACTTAGCGGTCTtgcacatcatcatccatcatcagATTGCGGCCGCTGTGAAGGGTGTTGTTGAttgccatcttcttccttctaGTCCCATAATTTCTTGCTGGAGAATTGTTCGGTCAAGTCAATAacttcatcaccatccaACCCTTCTTGGCAGAGTACAAAATTGTGTAGCAGAGCGATTACCAATCATGCATATGTCAAAAGCGCTGCCAAGGCGTTAATATTCAAGCACCTCTGTAAGTCTTATACGTTTAGAGCTTGGCAATATAGACCTCTGCAAATACTCCGACTTACAGAGAATTCGAAgcagaaaaaaaattaaTAACCGCAAAATATAAATCACGACAACAAATTTGGACAAGTATTCAGCAATTTAAAAAGACTCTATGCACAAGTATTACGTTTCTCGATCTCTATATCTTCTGCTCTTTTCTGCTCTCTGCTCTACTCATATTTGCTCAGTCCTTTATGTCCGTGCTATATCTATCTAAAACATGCTCCGGTCCCAGTTTTTAACATTTTATCCTTGGCCTCAGGCACTGAATTTTGTTTTTTGATGAGCATTTGGAACGTGCCTGTCTTTTTGCTTGCTGTATTTTGCGGATTTGACGGAAGCAGCTTGACGCGTCGATGTCGGCGCTTGCTTGGACTTCGAATGAAAACGGTTCTCGCACAGCTGTACAGCATAAGTAATAGTGTATATAGACAGCACCGACCTCTTCTTTATCAATGAGTAGTATCAGATGCACGTGTCCTTTGCATTCGGCAGCAGTGCATATTACAAAGATTGAAGACCTGGTTTCCTTAATTACGTAGCTATAATACCGCGCATGTTTTCAGTAAAATTATGCAGGGACGAAGGCTAGTCGGGATTCGGTTGGGTACACGCGACGCGTCGTTCGTCAGTATCCTGACCGAGCACCGCCTCCCGGTCCCCGCGTCGCAGTCTACAACACAATTATGCCGTCTACATAAAAGAACAGTGATCTTGTATAACTGCGACTGTCCTACTAGCACATAGTACGTACGCTAGCAAGAGGATATGATAAGATGTCTACAGTGCGGtgcatgcatgcatatCGGATAGGCACTCTTTGTCTTATCTCTGACGATGGGTGTGAAAGACGAATTGGTGCAGCAAATTTATTAATTACATAAGACCCTATAGTTTATCGCTCTCACAAACAAACACCCAACAAAATACACAAAAAGCAACTCGCGTGCCGCGTAAGTGATCGCGTCGCCCCTGGCCCACTGAATTTCGCTCAAACCAAAATCTCAAATAATGCAATTCGTGCCCTGCTCCCTGGACTGGACTGGACGCGCTGGATGATTGAGGCGGTATTTGCTCAATTTTTTTACCTATCAGCCCGCAATTGCCGATCTACTGCTGCGTGGTTGTGCTCGATCCCCGctggatggaagaaatcGTAAGAAAGGAAATTACGCGGTCCCTTGCCCGCTTTCATATATAATCCCCACTGGCCATTAttccccttttccttttccaccccTTCTCTTGTCTCTATAAAAACATATATTGTCCGACGACATACGCTCTTTGCTTAACTATTTACAACTCCTTTTAATCCGTTCCAGGCAAAAAATATATCAGTCGACATGTTTGCTCGtgctctcatcctcctcaccgCCGTCGCTGGTGTCCTCGCCGATTTGACCGTGTCCTCCCCCGCCTCTCTCATCCAATGCCAGCCGGTCCTTCTCTCTTGGTCCGGTGGTTCCGGTAAGTCATTTTTCTGCGCGTGAATGGATAAATCGCCACTGGCCCCCCAAGGCGTAGTATTAAGATTGGTTGACCAAATTTTCTCTTATTAGCTCCTTACTATCTTGCCATCATCCCCGGTGGTGAAGCTTCTGCCGCTTCCTTGAAGGATTTCGGAGAGCAGTCTGGCACTTCTCTTACTTGGACTGTTGACATTGCCTCTGGCACTTCTGTGTCTGTTAAGGTTACAGACAGCACTGGTACCATCAACTACAGCAGCCCTGTCACCATCAGTGAGTCCATGCCATACTCGGCACAGTACCAAGCTCATGCGTATGTCAGTGGCTGGCTCTAGCAGCTCTTGTGTTTCTACTTCTACTGCCGCCACAGGTTCCACTGAATCTACTGAGTAAGAATCCGACTTGCACTCAATGGCCGCAAGTGAACTAATCAATTCGATTTGTTGtagctcctcttcttctgccagcaccgtcgccgccgccgccgcgtcCTCTGTCGACTCTACCTCCGCTGACTCTACCTCCgcttcctctgccgccTCTGGTGCTTCTACcgcgtcttcttcttccgccagCGCTTCTACCAGCGCCTCTTCTGACTCTGGCGCCAAGGGTTTCGCCTCTGTCTCACTCATTGGCACTGCTCTCTTTGCCGTGACCGCCGGTGCCATTGCTCTCTGGTAAACTGCTGGAGAAAGTTCAGTTGTTCTTTCGCTTTCGACCCAATACTTAGCTTTATGTTTTGCCCGTAGATTCACTTTGTGACTGATTTGGATACGAAGATTCATCCTAACGCCTGATATGTCTATACACGACGCTCTTTCATGCATTCCTTCAGCCATTGCTGTGAGTCTTTGAGGGAGTATTCTGATATCGTAACAGCCTCTCGTTCGGACGTCTCATCTCCAGGCCTTcgataaagaaaagagtTTTACTCTATGCCAAAAGAATGCTGGCAACAAAAGTACACACGGATTAACGACTGTTCGCCGTCTGTTCCTCACTTTAGTCTGTGTGAATGAGGTTGCAATCAGTCTACGTATCATCTACAACAGCCAGATTCCTCCTACATTTGGCTTCTATCTTGCTTGCCAAGCAGCAGCATTCTCAGCTTTGTCGGTGACATCGGTGTCTGCGATGTTCGCCCTTTTCTAGAGAAGGCAGACTCCAAGTCCTTTAACTCCCTtgtttcttcctccaatcCAATAATCTCGTTCTCGTCCGCGCCCTTGTTACCATACAAATACCAGTTACTACCAGTACAGGGGTCCATCGCATCAAGACCCTGAAGCATTTCTTTGCCACCGCAGGAGCAAAGAACGCCATATTGGATCTGCGTATAAGCGGCAATTTCGGTAGGCGAGCAGCGAGAAAAGCAAGCTCCAGGGGATGAAACTTgatggagaatggaagTGGGAGTAAAGAACTTGGAACACCCCAGAGATGTGAAAGAAGATTCTTTCAGTAACTAGAGTGGATGTTTAGTGTAACAGTGCTTTATGTCGTTTTCACTTGGGATCAAACTCACAAAAATGGTGTCAGGTGTAGGCGAACCAAACACCccaggaaggagggagaaaaAGGTAATAAAAGAGCAGAAAACAAAGGCCAACGGCAGCATGAACATCGTGCAAGAAAACTACAGGCTGGGCCAAACACTTGTTATAAATAGGCGATGAAAGTTATATAGAAGACTGTCGGTGACCAGAAGACGAACCTATATATATGTTATGGATAGTCGACGTCAAATCCGAAATCACGATGGGACGCTGTTTGTTAAGTACAAGGTGGTGTATATGCTTTAAAAGTGTTTGTAAGGGGCAAATGGTTActtcttttcatttccCTTTTTATCTTTTCCACTCGGCCAGAGAGTTCTTTGACATCAGTGATCAGTACTCGTGCTGCTCTAGATTTGGGGTGGCTTGCAGCCTGCAGAGCGAACTTTCTTACTACACTTGTCGTTAGGTTTAGAACTCTATTAACTGGTGGCTTTATTTGACAAAGAAGTCCGCCGCGCTGGGTAAAAGAGAACCTTCTTGTTCCTTGCTTTTCCCGAATTTTGAGAGTTAATTCAATTAGATTTATTTATGTAAAAGCGAAGGCATAAATAAAGGAATGATACAATTAAGTTTATATATCATTCTGATATTTTTGGTTCTGGCATCAGACTGATATATATTCATGCATGCCTTTATTTTCATGCACTTTTTAGTAGCACAACAATCAATATGCAAgaataaagaagaagatcaatcTTTTTCTGATCTGTCATAAGTTGTTGACAAACTTTTTTTGTCTTGCGATCCACACAATACGAGTATAACTGCCAATTATTGCCCTCTGCTGCCGGCTTCGTCCATAACAGATATCAGTAATCTTGTGGGTTAATGTACATGTACAAGTACGATGTTTGTAGTGATAAAGCTAGTAACTGACGATAACAAAAGAACAGCAAGAATGCCGCGACCTCTTGTTGTTGTGCTGCCCGAGTGCTGAGCTAACATACTGGACTCAGCCGTAGAAGCCAGAAGAAACACACTCCTTGTCTTTCaatccatcatcatatCTGAAGCTTCTCCCTGCACATAGCGCTGTTTTCTCCGATAcccatccccttcctcgtctCTGTAATACATTGTATCAGCAACCAGTGACCACTGGTACATTTCAGGAGACAAAAGCACctactcttcttctacctGCCGTTTACTTGTTGTCGTCTCTCTTTTCGCTGCAGTCTTCACCATTTTTTGTGCCATATAGATAGGTTCGTACTCCTTGAATTGGTTCTGAAACTATCCAGCCCAAACTGTTAGATCCTCGTCCATCGGAGATAATTCAGTCGCTCACACTCATTGTGCTGACACAATATCGTTTATTCTGAACATGAGCAAGAGCATGTTCGGCCGTCCAGTTGAATTTCCACATGAGGTATCCGACAACAATGGCAGGTGAGAGTGCAATCCCCCCTTCGACCATCATACTTTTAGTAACTACTAGTGTGAATAACAGGTATTTTTGCTTACCATTACAATGTGCGAGAACAGTCCCACCTATGGAAAGTGCCTCCTCCACAAAATCTCTACAGCTAGGGAAAATGGTGATCAAATTTTGATCCTGCATAGCAAACAATAAGTCATAATGTCAATATAAATTAACAAGACAATCCACATACAGGATGGTCGCTGATGTCGAGCGTCATGTATTTGAACTCTTGCGGAAATCTTGGAAATATTAATCTGGCTTCCTTCTGGTCACGAATACAAAGCCTACATCACACCAATGTATTAGTTTAATATGGTTCTACAGTTAGAACCCCAAAAGATATGCCCAAGGCAGAATGTTACTGACACATGTGTTATTCCCATCTGTTTCATTTTGTTTGAGTTCAGAGATGCTTGGAATGGCCCCAAGTATAAGCCAGGTATTATGAGTTGCGCTTCCCGTCGCATCTCATATCTGTTTCTCTCGTTAAATAACCTTTTGCCTTGTCGTCAAACATCCATGGACATGTGTCACTCACTTCCATTCGCTATTCCCATTGATGATATAGGAGTTGTTCATTGGCGGAGGTGGGGCGCCATTATACTCTGGAAGGCCATTGGGCATCCAGGTGGACGTATTAGAGGAGCTTGTGGCAATGGGATCCATGGAAACAGTAGAAAATTCTGCGGTCGTCTATCTAAGTTCGGCTTCGCTACTGGCTCGGGGGAACAATATAATGCGCGACGGCGAATAGTGTAGATCACTGCTAGTATAGCGCAATTGTCGGACAAGGGCAGAGAATCCGAGGCGTGTTGAAGAAATAAGATGCGAAGGGGATAAGATATTAGTACCCTAGTGACTGACGGGTGCAATACTGTGGCAATAGGAGAAAATAGAGAGAGATCATGATGTTGAAACATACAGATGTCATGATGTGCGTTGTGGCTGTAACGGAGAATTAGACGCAAAGATATCCGCCGAGCGTCGTTTATTTCGTCCGgcttctttctttcgcCCCGCAACGAACAACAATTTGCAAGCGATGTCATGCCTGCATCGTCTAAAAAATATGCATATATAGTAGTTCGTATTTGTTATCACATAGGTTTACATATTGATGCGGTGGAGGCCACGCATGTCAACTAGCATTTGATGCTCTTCTGCTACGTATAATAATCAACGGAAGTCAATAATTGTCTAATACAACACTACTATACCTAAACAGACTACGTATCGTCTGTGGTCCTACACCTTTTTGTAATCCAAATGGCGGCCCACCAAACCACGCCATGGCACTGAGCCATCTCCTACTACGTATAACAACTTCCAAGGCGCTTGGTTCGTTGGACAGGAATAATACATAATAAATAACACATACGGCGCTACTGTAGCGAGAGTGACTGCTCTTACTGGGATAAGATTGATAATGATCCCAGATGACAGAGATTTACTATTACCCGTTTATTGAGGGACATTATTCACACATCCATGGCTACCTCCATTATCATCAATCACCGGCTGACTGGTTCACGGCAATGACATAGGAAGGCCATAGAACAAGTAAGATACAATGTCTGACTCCGGTTTATACAAAGTATGTTCGGACATGGCCGGCCATAGGAGAGCAATGATGATAAAGAAGGGACATCAGATACAACAGCGGTATAAAGAGGAATAGTTTGTCATTCGAAGAGCGAAACAAAACCTAACTAATAGTAATCAACTCTATGAAATTCCACAATAAATCCCATTGTCAGAACAAATTTGAATAGCATAGCTACCCAATAACCCATTAGAGTTAGATTACTCATAGTTACTGACACGCCACATACCTCACTAATATCCGAAGTATACACCGCGAACATtatctccctcctccgccaGAGCCTCATTTAATACCTTCGCTAGCCTCAGACCCGCCATAGCTATCATTCTTTCCAAAATCTTTTGCCTTCCAATTTCTCCCAGATACTCATCGGTGTCAAGTTCTATCAATGAATCGTTTGGCCGGCCGGTGTATTCCCTAGGCCAAATGATGTCACAGTTGAGTTGATGAATGGGACTGATCCAGTGAtaagggcaagaaggaaaagtcATATTAACTTCCTTGGCCGCAAGGATCTTGGGAGTGAGGGCCAACGTCTGGTCTTCAAAATTCGCTGTTTCAGTCACGGGAAGCGCAAAAGAAAGCTCAGCCAGCGCCGAAAGTCGAccgggaagaagggagagagcAAAAGATGCAGCAGAGCGGAAATGATCTTTGATGATAGTTGACGCAGAAGGTGGAATAGAGGTTTGAGAGGAATGAGGATAGGGATCACCGGTGGCCGGACAGGAAATCCATGAATCGACGTCATCGCGCCACCAAAGGCGGATTCCCTCCCATACGATCCAGCGAACGTATGGATCGAAGATTGCCCCTAAGAGACACCTTTCAATATGCTTTCTGCAGACATAATTCTTATTATCAGACGCTAGAATCATAGTGCAAGATCAACTAGTATCTCACGATGGCAGGGGAGAGGTGTAGTTTGACAATTCGCGGATGTTCTTGGTGATGATTCCTGAATCCCACACAGAATGCAAGCTGAACATCCATTAGCTCAAAGAGACAATAACAGAAGAACTGTGCCCTTacttcctttctcttccttcaaatAGGAACCTGGCTATCAGACCATTCAGCTCACATGCCTAAGTACCGATCTTTTCATACATAACACACCTCCGTTTCCGCCCTTATCTCTTCCTGAGAGATGTAAGGGCTGGTGAGAGTCTCCAATGAAATGAACCAAAAATCGCAATGGAATATCCGTTTCTCTTCCGtctttcccatccattACGAGCCTAGTGAAATTCTGGATAGCTGTAATCACATTGACATCTTCATTCTGCCATCCATGCTGGCCAAATTCGCAATGGTCTGCAGGATGATCATTCTTTGCTGCATTTAGACAATCAGTACATGCCGTAATTATCATGATACATGCTCACCATTGATATAATGCATAGGAGCTGTTCCACGATACCTGTTCCGCACAATGTCGGCCCAAGCAGCTACCGGTGCTAGGTGACAGTTGGCTTCCTTCGGAAGAATGTTGCATAGCTTTGCCTTGATCGATGGGAAAAGATGCATTTGTGCTATGGTTGCAACCATCTCATGGCCTAAAATCGGTCACTACCAATTACAAGGAGCAGACGCCAAACATGATTCATGGCCACTTACCAGCTGCGCCCCAGGATAGGGCTGAAGGAAGGGTGGAGGCAACTACCAGAGCCAGTGGCAGAAGCTTCATAATGCCAGCGATTTCTTGCGACCTGCGGAATATGAGTCTAGCACAGTGGCAAGTACTATGAACAATTGGTGGCTACGATAGATTATGAAGGGTAAGGATATCTCTTGCTTGAGATAGCGCTGCTGATAACGTATTACTACTCGGAGTTCTCAGACTGTTGAAGATAGCAACCTGACGTATGACGGTGGGGACTGATGTATCAGTAGATAGAAATGTGGCCGTTCTTGGTGCAACGTAGTATATGGATAGTTATAATGTACTTCAGGTAGGATGAATTGCAAGATAGTCAAAGTCGTCCATCACTCCGTCATATATGTGGTTCAGCTTCTGCAGTGCTGTCCTCGccgtcgtcgtcatctCGATCTAGTAGATCTCTCGATCTATTCCG
The nucleotide sequence above comes from Cryptococcus neoformans var. grubii H99 chromosome 1, complete sequence. Encoded proteins:
- a CDS encoding nuclease I, with product MKLLPLALVVASTLPSALSWGAAGHEMVATIAQMHLFPSIKAKLCNILPKEANCHLAPVAAWADIVRNRYRGTAPMHYINAKNDHPADHCEFGQHGWQNEDVNVITAIQNFTRLVMDGKDGRETDIPLRFLVHFIGDSHQPLHLSGRDKGGNGARFLFEGRERNLHSVWDSGIITKNIRELSNYTSPLPSKHIERCLLGAIFDPYVRWIVWEGIRLWWRDDVDSWISCPATGDPYPHSSQTSIPPSASTIIKDHFRSAASFALSLLPGRLSALAELSFALPVTETANFEDQTLALTPKILAAKEVNMTFPSCPYHWISPIHQLNCDIIWPREYTGRPNDSLIELDTDEYLGEIGRQKILERMIAMAGLRLAKVLNEALAEEGDNVRGVYFGY
- a CDS encoding serine/threonine/tyrosine-interacting protein, whose amino-acid sequence is MDPIATSSSNTSTWMPNGLPEYNGAPPPPMNNSYIINGNSEWKYEMRREAQLIIPGLYLGPFQASLNSNKMKQMGITHVLCIRDQKEARLIFPRFPQEFKYMTLDISDHPDQNLITIFPSCRDFVEEALSIGGTVLAHCNGGIALSPAIVVGYLMWKFNWTAEHALAHVQNKRYCVSTMSFQNQFKEYEPIYMAQKMVKTAAKRETTTSKRQVEEEDEEGDGYRRKQRYVQGEASDMMMD